In Carya illinoinensis cultivar Pawnee chromosome 7, C.illinoinensisPawnee_v1, whole genome shotgun sequence, the following are encoded in one genomic region:
- the LOC122315238 gene encoding TOM1-like protein 9 isoform X1 codes for MVNSMVERATSDMLIGPDWAMNIEICDMLNHDPGQAKDVVKGIKKRLGSKNPKVQLLALTLLETVIKNCGDIVHMHVAEKDVLHEMVKIVKKKPDVNVKEKILILIDTWQEAFGGPRARYPQYYAAYQELLRAGAVFPQRSESSAPVFTPPQTHPLASYPHNLRNHDNQQETTESSAESEFPTLSLSEIQNARGIMDVLTEMLSAIEPANKEGLRQDVIVDLVEQCRTYKRRVVHLVNSTSDESLLCQGLALNDDLQRVLAKHEAIASGTSLQVEKPNPEPVRGLVDVDGLLVDTGEKSKQRDGRASSSTSVEVQPLNQLLLPAPPATNGAAPPARVDPKMDLLSGDDYSSSKAENPLALVPVVGQQPASPISQQNALVLLDMFSETNNTPNPVNTQSANLTRQGNPLAPQIEQQQNFQSPQGGFYSNGSVPTVGSSQYEQQMYMQGAGSAWNGQIAQQQPQPPLPIYGAQSSASLDSLPPPPWEAQPVDNSGPVTGAQYPQPVQVTQMVVTHAPSGAHSLVPQQTGKDQVVGMHIEPITSSHLSTVNNQVGQSQQFGWHSQPIQGGPYMGMFSQPMQTAQMASMYPQQMYGNQYAGYGYGQPQGVQYLDQRMYGLSVSDNNSLRNSYQVSTSSYVPPSKPSKPEDKFFGDLVDMAKVKSTKSTPGRAG; via the exons GCAAGCGAAGGATGTTGTTAAAGGTATAAAGAAGCGCCTTGGCAGTAAGAATCCAAAAGTTCAACTTCTCGCCCTAACA CTACTGGAGACAGTCATAAAGAATTGTGGGGATATTGTTCATATGCATGTTGCAGAGAAGGATGTTCTTCATGAGATGGTGAAAATAGTGAAGAAGAAG CCGGACGTTAATGTCAAAGAGAAGATATTGATCCTGATAGATACTTGGCAAGAAGCTTTTGGAGGACCAAGGGCAAGATATCCCCAATACTATGCTGCATACCAAGAATTGTTG CGTGCTGGGGCAGTATTCCCTCAGAGATCCGAAAGTTCTGCACCTGTGTTCACACCTCCACAAACACATCCTTTGGCATCATATCCTCATAATCTACGCAATCATGATAATCAGCAAGAGACAACTGAGTCATCTGCAGAGTCTGAGTTTCCAACCTTGAG CCTGTCAGAAATCCAGAATGCACGTGGCATCATGGATGTCCTTACAGAAATGCTGAGCGCAATAGAGCCAGCGAACAAAGAG GGGCTTAGACAGGATGTTATTGTTGACTTGGTGGAACAGTGTCGTACATACAAGCGGAGAGTAGTGCACCTTGTTAACTCGACTTC GGATGAGTCACTACTGTGTCAAGGACTAGCACTGAATGATGACTTGCAGCGTGTACTGGCCAAGCACGAAGCAATTGCATCAGGAACTTCTCTTCAAGTAGAGAAACCCAACCCTGAACCTGTTAGAGGACTTGTTGATGTTGATGGTCTTCTGGTTGATACTGGAGAGAAAAGCAAACAGCGTGATGGGAG AGCCTCCTCAAGTACTAGTGTGGAGGTGCAGCCACTGAACCAGCTGTTGCTTCCTGCTCCTCCTGCAACTAATGGTGCAGCTCCTCCAGCAAGGGTTGACCCCAAAATGGACTTGCTGAGTGGTGATGACTATAGCTCATCAAAGGCAGAAAATCCGTTGGCTCTTGTTCCTGTGGTAGGACAACAGCCTGCCAGTCCTATTTCTCAGCAGAATGCCTTAGTTCTTCTTGACATGTTTTCAGAGACCAACAACACTCCAAATCCTGTTAATACTCAATCTGCCAATTTGACTAGACAGGGCAATCCTTTGGCTCCGCAAATCGAACAGCAGCAGAATTTTCAGTCTCCCCAAGGTGGATTTTACTCGAATGGAAGCGTCCCAACCGTTGGATCATCTCAATATGAGCAGCAAATGTACATGCAAGGTGCTGGTTCTGCCTGGAATGGCCAAATTGCCCAGCAGCAGCCGCAGCCGCCTTTGCCAATCTATG GTGCTCAAAGCAGTGCGTCATTAGACTCATTACCACCACCGCCTTGGGAAGCTCAGCCAGTGGACAACAGTGGTCCAGTAACAGGTGCTCAATACCCTCAACCAGTGCAAGTTACTCAAATGGTTGTCACACATGCGCCAAGTGGGGCTCATTCTCTGGTGCCTCAACAAACGGGTAAGGACCAGGTGGTAGGTATGCATATCGAGCCAATTACAAGCAGCCATTTGTCGACAGTTAATAATCAGGTTGGTCAGAGCCAGCAGTTTGGTTGGCACTCTCAGCCAATCCAAGGAGGGCCATACATGGGAATGTTTTCACAGCCCATGCAAACTGCCCAGATGGCATCTATGTACCCTCAACAAATGTATGGGAACCAATATGCGGGTTATGGCTACGGTCAGCCACAAGGAGTGCAATACCTAGATCAGAGAATGTACGGATTATCAGTCAGTGACAACAATAGCTTGAGAAACTCCTACCAGGTTTCTACTTCATCTTATGTCCCACCTAGTAAGCCTTCTAAGCCAGAGGACAAGTTCTTTGGGGACCTTGTTGATATGGCAAAAGTGAAGTCAACGAAATCCACTCCTGGTAGAGCTGGGTAG
- the LOC122315238 gene encoding TOM1-like protein 9 isoform X2, producing the protein MHVAEKDVLHEMVKIVKKKPDVNVKEKILILIDTWQEAFGGPRARYPQYYAAYQELLRAGAVFPQRSESSAPVFTPPQTHPLASYPHNLRNHDNQQETTESSAESEFPTLSLSEIQNARGIMDVLTEMLSAIEPANKEGLRQDVIVDLVEQCRTYKRRVVHLVNSTSDESLLCQGLALNDDLQRVLAKHEAIASGTSLQVEKPNPEPVRGLVDVDGLLVDTGEKSKQRDGRASSSTSVEVQPLNQLLLPAPPATNGAAPPARVDPKMDLLSGDDYSSSKAENPLALVPVVGQQPASPISQQNALVLLDMFSETNNTPNPVNTQSANLTRQGNPLAPQIEQQQNFQSPQGGFYSNGSVPTVGSSQYEQQMYMQGAGSAWNGQIAQQQPQPPLPIYGAQSSASLDSLPPPPWEAQPVDNSGPVTGAQYPQPVQVTQMVVTHAPSGAHSLVPQQTGKDQVVGMHIEPITSSHLSTVNNQVGQSQQFGWHSQPIQGGPYMGMFSQPMQTAQMASMYPQQMYGNQYAGYGYGQPQGVQYLDQRMYGLSVSDNNSLRNSYQVSTSSYVPPSKPSKPEDKFFGDLVDMAKVKSTKSTPGRAG; encoded by the exons ATGCATGTTGCAGAGAAGGATGTTCTTCATGAGATGGTGAAAATAGTGAAGAAGAAG CCGGACGTTAATGTCAAAGAGAAGATATTGATCCTGATAGATACTTGGCAAGAAGCTTTTGGAGGACCAAGGGCAAGATATCCCCAATACTATGCTGCATACCAAGAATTGTTG CGTGCTGGGGCAGTATTCCCTCAGAGATCCGAAAGTTCTGCACCTGTGTTCACACCTCCACAAACACATCCTTTGGCATCATATCCTCATAATCTACGCAATCATGATAATCAGCAAGAGACAACTGAGTCATCTGCAGAGTCTGAGTTTCCAACCTTGAG CCTGTCAGAAATCCAGAATGCACGTGGCATCATGGATGTCCTTACAGAAATGCTGAGCGCAATAGAGCCAGCGAACAAAGAG GGGCTTAGACAGGATGTTATTGTTGACTTGGTGGAACAGTGTCGTACATACAAGCGGAGAGTAGTGCACCTTGTTAACTCGACTTC GGATGAGTCACTACTGTGTCAAGGACTAGCACTGAATGATGACTTGCAGCGTGTACTGGCCAAGCACGAAGCAATTGCATCAGGAACTTCTCTTCAAGTAGAGAAACCCAACCCTGAACCTGTTAGAGGACTTGTTGATGTTGATGGTCTTCTGGTTGATACTGGAGAGAAAAGCAAACAGCGTGATGGGAG AGCCTCCTCAAGTACTAGTGTGGAGGTGCAGCCACTGAACCAGCTGTTGCTTCCTGCTCCTCCTGCAACTAATGGTGCAGCTCCTCCAGCAAGGGTTGACCCCAAAATGGACTTGCTGAGTGGTGATGACTATAGCTCATCAAAGGCAGAAAATCCGTTGGCTCTTGTTCCTGTGGTAGGACAACAGCCTGCCAGTCCTATTTCTCAGCAGAATGCCTTAGTTCTTCTTGACATGTTTTCAGAGACCAACAACACTCCAAATCCTGTTAATACTCAATCTGCCAATTTGACTAGACAGGGCAATCCTTTGGCTCCGCAAATCGAACAGCAGCAGAATTTTCAGTCTCCCCAAGGTGGATTTTACTCGAATGGAAGCGTCCCAACCGTTGGATCATCTCAATATGAGCAGCAAATGTACATGCAAGGTGCTGGTTCTGCCTGGAATGGCCAAATTGCCCAGCAGCAGCCGCAGCCGCCTTTGCCAATCTATG GTGCTCAAAGCAGTGCGTCATTAGACTCATTACCACCACCGCCTTGGGAAGCTCAGCCAGTGGACAACAGTGGTCCAGTAACAGGTGCTCAATACCCTCAACCAGTGCAAGTTACTCAAATGGTTGTCACACATGCGCCAAGTGGGGCTCATTCTCTGGTGCCTCAACAAACGGGTAAGGACCAGGTGGTAGGTATGCATATCGAGCCAATTACAAGCAGCCATTTGTCGACAGTTAATAATCAGGTTGGTCAGAGCCAGCAGTTTGGTTGGCACTCTCAGCCAATCCAAGGAGGGCCATACATGGGAATGTTTTCACAGCCCATGCAAACTGCCCAGATGGCATCTATGTACCCTCAACAAATGTATGGGAACCAATATGCGGGTTATGGCTACGGTCAGCCACAAGGAGTGCAATACCTAGATCAGAGAATGTACGGATTATCAGTCAGTGACAACAATAGCTTGAGAAACTCCTACCAGGTTTCTACTTCATCTTATGTCCCACCTAGTAAGCCTTCTAAGCCAGAGGACAAGTTCTTTGGGGACCTTGTTGATATGGCAAAAGTGAAGTCAACGAAATCCACTCCTGGTAGAGCTGGGTAG